One Gossypium hirsutum isolate 1008001.06 chromosome A11, Gossypium_hirsutum_v2.1, whole genome shotgun sequence genomic window carries:
- the LOC121209807 gene encoding uncharacterized protein, whose product MVKDSMPTPESSFTSQDNTELENEVYTQVFGPEKDGKMLGYGRGMTKSRLFGYGSVTRGSQSTSSISTMIEEMSAKHVQQIQIIQVEQAVRKKTLLDEAESRFHMDAAERKAHLIAEAEERFMKLTEIREAKFMEMLDAHDKKYKALIDECMAKGMSSKYKVFHNKHSN is encoded by the coding sequence ATGGTTAAAGACTCTATGCCAACACCTGAGAGTTCTTTCACATCTCAAGATAATACTGAATTAGAAAACGAAGTCTATACACAAGTGTTTGGCCCTGAAAAGGATGGAAAAATGTTGGGATATGGACGTGGGATGACCAAATCCAGGTTGTTTGGCTATGGGTCAGTTACCCGAGGAAGCCAATCTACATCGTCCATCAGTACAATGATTGAAGAGATGAGCGCTAAACATGTCCAGCAAATACAAATAATTCAAGTTGAACAAGCAGTTCGAAAGAAAACTCTACTCGATGAGGCAGAATCTCGATTTCATATGGACGCTGCAGAGCGAAAAGCTCATTTGATAGCTGAGGCAGAAGAAAGATTTATGAAATTAACTGAAATTCGAGAGGCAAAGTTCATGGAAATGTTGGACGCTCATGACAAAAAGTATAAGGCTCTCATCGATGAGTGCATGGCAAAGGGAATGTCAAGTAAGTATAAGGTTTTTCATAATAAGCATAGTAATTAa